A genomic stretch from Sphingomonas faeni includes:
- a CDS encoding DUF979 domain-containing protein produces the protein MIGTGFIYGVAGLMFAAFAILSATDRTNPKRFGNAAFYAVLAISFLLGGRLGDIGNGVLVLALVAIAGSSAMGRGGRATTTLDERRVEAARLGNRIFLPALIIPAAALGGTVLFRAVPNLVDPKQATLVALTCGVLIALVAMHLWFRPRIATPLAEGVRLMDAIGWAAVLPQMLASLGAVFALAGVGDVVGGLAGHAIPEGSLIGAVLAYTLGMALFTMVMGNAFAAFPVMAAAIGIPLLVRHYGGDPAVVAAIGMLSGFCGTLMTPMAANFNLVPAALLELKDKNAVIRAQIPTALPLLAVNIGLLYWLGFR, from the coding sequence GTGATCGGCACCGGCTTCATCTACGGCGTCGCCGGCCTGATGTTCGCGGCGTTCGCGATCCTGAGCGCGACCGACCGCACCAACCCGAAGCGCTTCGGCAACGCAGCCTTCTACGCGGTGCTGGCGATCAGCTTCCTGCTCGGCGGGCGGCTGGGCGATATCGGCAACGGCGTGCTGGTCCTGGCCCTCGTCGCGATCGCCGGATCGAGCGCGATGGGGCGGGGCGGGCGTGCCACTACCACACTCGACGAACGGCGCGTCGAAGCCGCGCGGCTCGGCAACCGGATATTCCTCCCCGCGCTGATCATCCCCGCTGCGGCACTAGGCGGGACCGTCCTCTTCCGCGCGGTCCCGAACTTAGTCGACCCGAAACAAGCAACGCTCGTCGCCCTAACCTGCGGCGTCCTGATCGCGCTGGTCGCCATGCACCTCTGGTTCCGGCCCCGTATCGCCACACCGCTCGCGGAAGGCGTCAGGCTGATGGATGCGATCGGCTGGGCCGCCGTCTTGCCGCAAATGCTGGCGAGTCTCGGCGCAGTGTTCGCGTTGGCCGGCGTCGGCGACGTCGTCGGCGGGCTCGCCGGCCACGCGATCCCCGAAGGCAGCCTGATCGGCGCAGTCCTCGCCTACACACTAGGCATGGCGCTGTTCACGATGGTCATGGGCAACGCCTTCGCGGCGTTCCCCGTCATGGCCGCGGCGATCGGCATCCCGCTGCTCGTGCGCCACTATGGCGGCGACCCGGCGGTAGTCGCCGCGATCGGCATGCTCAGCGGCTTCTGCGGCACGCTGATGACGCCGATGGCCGCGAACTTCAATCTCGTCCCCGCGGCACTACTCGAGTTGAAGGACAAGAACGCCGTCATCCGCGCGCAGATACCGACCGCCTTGCCGCTGCTCGCGGTCAATATCGGCCTGCTCTACTGGCTCGGCTTCCGCTGA
- a CDS encoding DUF969 domain-containing protein, with the protein MLVLCGIAVIVAGFLLRFNPLLVVAVSALVTGLAAGIAPLAVLAAFGKAFNENRYVTVIYIVLPVIGLLERHGLQERARLAIAKLRGATVGRLLIGYLLFRQLTAALGLTSIAGPAQSVRPLVAPMAEAAAEAQGVAPGGDRIPAMAAATDNIGLFFGEDIFIAIGSILLMKGVLEGYGIVIQPLHLSMWAIPTAIAAFLIHGFRLWLLDRRLARTQ; encoded by the coding sequence ATGCTGGTCCTGTGCGGCATCGCGGTGATCGTCGCCGGCTTCCTGCTCCGGTTCAACCCGCTGCTCGTCGTCGCCGTCTCCGCGCTCGTCACTGGCCTCGCCGCCGGCATCGCACCGCTCGCGGTCCTCGCCGCGTTCGGCAAGGCGTTCAACGAGAACCGCTACGTCACCGTGATCTACATCGTTCTGCCGGTCATCGGCCTGCTCGAACGCCACGGCCTGCAGGAACGTGCCCGGCTCGCCATCGCCAAGCTCCGCGGCGCGACGGTGGGGCGCCTGCTGATCGGCTATTTGCTGTTCCGCCAACTCACCGCAGCCCTCGGCCTGACCTCCATCGCCGGCCCGGCACAGAGCGTCCGCCCGCTGGTCGCGCCGATGGCTGAAGCCGCCGCCGAAGCGCAAGGCGTCGCACCCGGCGGCGACCGCATCCCCGCGATGGCTGCGGCGACCGACAACATCGGGCTGTTCTTCGGCGAGGACATCTTCATCGCGATCGGCTCGATCCTGCTGATGAAGGGCGTGCTGGAGGGATACGGCATTGTCATCCAGCCGCTCCACCTCTCGATGTGGGCGATCCCGACAGCGATTGCCGCGTTCCTGATCCACGGCTTCCGCCTCTGGCTGCTCGACCGCCGACTGGCGCGCACGCAGTGA
- the bla gene encoding subclass B3 metallo-beta-lactamase, translated as MPTLPLTVPSVRLRLPLPPGGGGSLRRTKSPVGALAIAVTAPLLLGAADPPAWTRPQAPFPIAGPITYVGSEGIAAYLIKTSAGAILIDGTLAENAGMIGRNIAKAGARLRDVKLILVTHAHFDHAAGVAALKRATGARVVAGIRDVRALETGVPPGETNYGVIRFPKVHVDRGIRDGETVTLGTTTLTARATPGHTPGCTTWTMRIPARQRPLDIVFPCSVSVAGNRLIGSRAYPGIVADYRRSIAMLGTLHADIVLPSHPELTDVIARGKRYQAGDTTAFVDPTLLPKIVAKAKVAFDADLAKQAR; from the coding sequence ATGCCGACGTTACCGCTGACCGTCCCCTCCGTCAGGCTACGCCTGCCACTTCCCCCTGGCGGGGGAGGATCGTTACGCCGCACCAAATCACCGGTAGGCGCACTGGCGATCGCCGTTACGGCTCCACTTCTTCTAGGCGCAGCCGACCCGCCGGCCTGGACACGCCCGCAGGCACCGTTCCCGATCGCCGGCCCGATCACCTATGTCGGCAGCGAAGGCATCGCCGCTTACCTCATCAAGACCAGCGCAGGTGCCATCCTGATCGACGGCACGCTCGCCGAGAATGCAGGCATGATCGGGCGCAACATCGCCAAGGCGGGCGCCCGCCTTCGCGACGTGAAGCTTATCCTCGTCACTCACGCGCACTTCGATCACGCCGCCGGTGTAGCCGCGCTCAAGCGCGCAACCGGCGCACGCGTCGTTGCGGGCATCCGCGACGTCCGCGCGCTCGAAACCGGCGTGCCACCCGGCGAGACCAACTACGGCGTCATCCGCTTCCCGAAGGTGCACGTCGACCGCGGCATACGCGATGGCGAGACGGTGACCCTCGGCACCACCACGCTGACCGCGCGCGCGACACCCGGCCACACGCCCGGCTGCACCACCTGGACGATGCGCATCCCCGCCAGGCAGCGCCCGCTCGACATAGTCTTCCCGTGCAGCGTCAGCGTCGCGGGCAACCGCTTGATCGGCAGCCGCGCCTATCCCGGCATCGTCGCCGACTACCGCCGCAGCATCGCGATGCTCGGCACGCTGCACGCCGATATCGTCCTGCCGTCGCATCCCGAACTGACCGACGTGATCGCCCGCGGCAAACGCTACCAGGCCGGCGACACCACCGCGTTCGTCGACCCCACGCTACTCCCAAAGATCGTCGCGAAGGCCAAGGTCGCGTTCGACGCCGACCTCGCCAAGCAAGCGCGCTAG